In Harmonia axyridis chromosome 6, icHarAxyr1.1, whole genome shotgun sequence, a single window of DNA contains:
- the LOC123682471 gene encoding uncharacterized protein LOC123682471 isoform X1, translating into MKVFSILLILLLAYIAVSDASPSPQSPDTDGMVEGDSQSRLKRGIDDITSFGRDKRDVIGEKFKEVTNHVSNIERHFKGKAIEFIKHFSDLLMGVSRKTVDKLKESFRKGDIKGGFCILWEIMGTIFKNKFSKSERGEPTQSEQTIKQPAIFSRY; encoded by the exons ATGAAAGTGTTCagcattttgttgattttactCTTGGCTTATATCGCTGTGTCTGATGCTTCGCCATCACCCCAAAGTCCTG aTACGGATGGAATGGTTGAAGGAGATAGCCAAAGTAGACTAAAGAGag GAATCGACGATATCACTTCATTTGGCAGGGACAAACGAG ATGTGATAGGAGAGAAGTTCAAAGAAGTCACTAACCATGTCTCGAATATAGAGAGGCATTTCAAAGGAAAAGCAATCGAATTTATTAAACATTTCTCGGACTTGTTAATGGGAGTCTCTCGAAAAACTGTAGACAAATTGAAAGAATCGTTCAGAAAAGGAGATATAAAAGGGGGATTCTGTATTTTGTGGGAGATTATGGGAACtatcttcaaaaataaattttcgaaaTCAGAAAGAGGAGAACCTACCCAGAGTGAACAAACAATAAAACAACCAGCTATATTTTCTAGATATTAA
- the LOC123682471 gene encoding uncharacterized protein LOC123682471 isoform X2, whose translation MKVFSILLILLLAYIAVSDASPSPQSPGIDDITSFGRDKRDVIGEKFKEVTNHVSNIERHFKGKAIEFIKHFSDLLMGVSRKTVDKLKESFRKGDIKGGFCILWEIMGTIFKNKFSKSERGEPTQSEQTIKQPAIFSRY comes from the exons ATGAAAGTGTTCagcattttgttgattttactCTTGGCTTATATCGCTGTGTCTGATGCTTCGCCATCACCCCAAAGTCCTG GAATCGACGATATCACTTCATTTGGCAGGGACAAACGAG ATGTGATAGGAGAGAAGTTCAAAGAAGTCACTAACCATGTCTCGAATATAGAGAGGCATTTCAAAGGAAAAGCAATCGAATTTATTAAACATTTCTCGGACTTGTTAATGGGAGTCTCTCGAAAAACTGTAGACAAATTGAAAGAATCGTTCAGAAAAGGAGATATAAAAGGGGGATTCTGTATTTTGTGGGAGATTATGGGAACtatcttcaaaaataaattttcgaaaTCAGAAAGAGGAGAACCTACCCAGAGTGAACAAACAATAAAACAACCAGCTATATTTTCTAGATATTAA
- the LOC123682471 gene encoding uncharacterized protein LOC123682471 isoform X11 → MKVFSILLILLLAYIAVSDASPSPQSPDTDGMVEGDSQSRLKRGVTITLRKMARATLVTILPVTQPFLKAYDATKSVIGMSWKLLNRIF, encoded by the exons ATGAAAGTGTTCagcattttgttgattttactCTTGGCTTATATCGCTGTGTCTGATGCTTCGCCATCACCCCAAAGTCCTG aTACGGATGGAATGGTTGAAGGAGATAGCCAAAGTAGACTAAAGAGag GAGTAACAATAACGTTAAGAAAAATGGCGAGAGCAACATTAGTAACAATACTTCCTGTGACGCAACCTTTCTTGAAAGCTTATGATGCCACAAAGTCTGTGATAGGGATGTCATGGAAACTACTCAACAGAATCTTCTGA
- the LOC123682539 gene encoding DNA-directed RNA polymerase III subunit RPC8-like has translation MFFLAELENTVRIPPELFHLDLREAVEEELNKVLANKVLITAGLGIALHDITDIGESFIKPGEGSTYTKVKFRYIMFRPSVEEIITGKIKSVSREGIHVTLGFFDEIFIPPKYIPHPSRYSEDDQAWIWEYVTGDGKKHDLYIESDDDIRFRVIKEKFLDMTPGLNGEVPEISDTENLKASYSIKASINEQALGLLDWWSD, from the exons ATGTTCTTCTTAGCTGAATTGGAAAATACAGTGCgtattcctcctgaactattccATCTGGATTTACGGGAGGCTGTtgaagaagaattaaataaagTATTAGCTAATAAA GTTCTCATAACCGCTGGTCTCGGAATTGCTCTCCATGATATTACAGACATTGGAGAAAGCTTCATTAAACCAGGGGAAGGATCGACTTACACAAAAGTTAAATTTCGATATATTATGTTCAGGCCTTCAGTGGAAGAAATAATAACAGGAAAAATAAAGAGTGTTAGTCGTGAGGGAATCCATG taaCGCTTggtttttttgatgaaatattcatacCACCGAAATATATACCCCATCCATCAAGATATTCTGAGGATGATCAAGCATGGATTTGGGAATATGTAACTGGTGATGGAAAAAAGCATGATCTTTACATAGAATCAGATGATGACATAAGATTCAGggttataaaagaaaaattcttaGATATGACTCCTGGGCTCAATGGAGAAGTTCCTGAAATTAGTGATACAGAAAACCTCAAAGCCTCCTATTCAATAAAG GCAAGTATAAATGAACAAGCTTTGGGTTTATTAGACTGGTGGTCTGATTAG